The genomic segment GGCGCGAAGCTCACGCTGCAGCTCCTCCTGCACCTCGGGGCGCTCCACGATCACGTAGTCGCGTTCGCCGGAGAGAAGGCGCAGCAGGGCGTGCTCGTACTCCGCCAGCTCGCTGAAGCCGAGCTCGCTCCGCACCAGGCGGTACGGCACCAGGTTCTGGTACACGTCTCCCACCGTCACCTGTGCGTCCGGCTGGCGGAGGAGAACGTCGGCGACCCGCCGGTACAGGCGGTCGAGTGCGTCCATCGTAGGAGGTACCCCGGAAAGAGAAGCGGCCCCGGTCAGGGGGCCGCGGGAAGCTGGCCCTGCGGCGTGGCGGCGGGCGCGGCCGGGATCTCGGGGAGCGCGCGTGGCACCAGCTCGCGCACCGCCACCGGCGCACCCTCGCGCGCCTGCTCCGCGTCCCGCCCGAGCCCCGCCTCGCGCAACGCCCGCACGAGACCGACCCAAGCGCGCTCGTTCTCCCTGTCCGATTTGATGGCGAGTCGGAAAGCGCGAACTGCCTCAAGCGGCTTGCCCGAGTCGAGCAGGAGGTGCCCGAGTTCCGAGTTGAGTCCCGCGTCCTCCGTGTGGGACACGAGCCCGGCGCGGAGCTCCTTGAGGGCATCCTCTCGACGGCCTGCCTCGCGATACACCGCAGCCAGGCGCAAACGCCCCTCCGGGTCCTCCGGGCGGGCGTTGGCGTACTCACGAAGCTCCTGGGCGGCGGTCGCGATCTTTCCCTCGCGCACCAGCCGGTCGGCGCGCTCCAGGTCGCCGCCGCGGTTGCCGCTCACGGCCCAGGCGGCAAGGAGCACGATGGCCGCGATTCCCGCCGCGCCCGCCAGAAACGCCAGCGGCCTGCGCCCCCGGTCGCGCGGGACGGTGTGCACGCGGGTGGCGTCGTCGTGGGCCGGGATCGGCGCCTCTGCCTCTTCAGCGAGCACGGGGTCCTCCAGCAGCGGGGCCGGCGCGGCGGGCGCGGAAAGAAGGTGGCGCTCCAGCCCGTCGGCCACCGTGCGGGCCATCTCGAAGTCGCGCACGCTCGGCTCCGCGCCCTCAGACACGCGCGCGGCGACGGCGCCCAGCTCGTGCACGCCCGCCGCCAGCTCCAGCGACAGGCGGTCGCGGCGGCGCAGCTCGGCCAGCAGTTCGTCGGTCGAGAGGTCGTCGGGGGAGAGGGCGCGCAGCCGCAGCTCCACGGGCGCGGTGGGATCGTCGCGCAGCACGCGGCGCAGGGTGCTCTCGGCGGCGCGGGCCACGCGCACCAGGGCGCCGGGGCTGGCCGTGCCGCCGCGCAGTGCGCTGATGTCGCCCGCGACGCCGCGCAGCGGGCGCAGGGTGCTCTCGGGAACGGGAAGCACGGCTAGTCCTCGATGCGGAGGAGGCCCAGCCGCGCTCCGCCCCGCACGAACGCTTCGGGCGAGTCGTACGGCAGGTCGCGCCCGATGCTCTCCAGGATCCGCCGCGAGGTGCGGCGCATGAAGGTGGTGACGGGCATGGACGGATCGCTCTCGTCGCGCATCCGCTCCACGATCTCCTCCCACGTCCCCTCGAACACGGACCCCTCGCTCGTCCGCACGCGATGCTGCTCGGCGGGGACGCCGGTGGTGTTGAGCATGCGCAGGATCATGTCGATCTGCGGCGCCAGCTCCAGCACGGGCGGCGCGTCCTCGGCGCTCTCGAACTGCGCCTCCACCTCGGCCAGAAGGTGGTCCACCTCGTCCGGCTCAATCTCCAGCTCGATCAGCCGCTGACGCCAGGGGTCGAGTCGCGCATCGTCCTGCGCCATCCCCTCCAGCGCGCACTTGAGCTCCA from the Longimicrobium sp. genome contains:
- a CDS encoding tetratricopeptide repeat protein, translating into MLPVPESTLRPLRGVAGDISALRGGTASPGALVRVARAAESTLRRVLRDDPTAPVELRLRALSPDDLSTDELLAELRRRDRLSLELAAGVHELGAVAARVSEGAEPSVRDFEMARTVADGLERHLLSAPAAPAPLLEDPVLAEEAEAPIPAHDDATRVHTVPRDRGRRPLAFLAGAAGIAAIVLLAAWAVSGNRGGDLERADRLVREGKIATAAQELREYANARPEDPEGRLRLAAVYREAGRREDALKELRAGLVSHTEDAGLNSELGHLLLDSGKPLEAVRAFRLAIKSDRENERAWVGLVRALREAGLGRDAEQAREGAPVAVRELVPRALPEIPAAPAATPQGQLPAAP